The window AGGACAATGCGTTGCCGACATCGACCGTTCCGATCCATGGCAGGCTGAACTGTCCCGGCGTCAGGGCACGGACCAGCGCGAAGACCCCAGCCTGCAGCGCGATGAAAAGGGCGATAGTCAGACCGACCCCGATCAGCAGCAGGTTCAGGATGCGGGGCCGCAGCAGATCCGCCCAGCCCCTTGCAAGGGCGCGCCAGCCGATCATGTCTGGTTATCCGCCGGCCACACCGTCTTGGCGGCAATATCGGGGCGTGGCCGCTCTGGCGGTGTTTCGCGGCGTGTGCCGATGTGGATCAGACCGGCGACGCGCTCGTGCTGTCTCAATCCCAGATGGGCGCGACCAAAGCCTTGATTCAACGCAGCAAAACCCGTCAGCCACGACGCGCCCCAGCCCGAGGCCAGCGCCGCATTCACCAGCCCCAGGCAGACCGCACCCGCCGACAGGATCTGCTCCCATTCGGGGACTTTTTCACTGGCCACCGGCGAATAGACCACGCCAAGGATAACGGGCGAGCCAAAGGCTGCGACGGCCTTTTCGGCCAGGGCGCCATCCTGTGTTTCGGACAGAACCTCTTGGCGCAGGATCGGTTGCAGCCGGTCCAGTTCCGCGCGCTCCAGCACCAGAAAGCGCCACGGCTCCAACTTGCCATGATCGGGCGCGCGTGCCGCTAGTGTCAGCAACCGCGTGATTTCATCGCGGTCCGGTGCAGGATCGGTCAGCAGTTTTGGCGGGTGTGACCGGCGTGTCGCCAAAAACTCCAGCGCGGCGTCATTGCGGTATTCCATGGACGTCTCCTGCATCTTTCGAGGCAGATTTAGGTGCAGCGGCGGCGGATGAACAGGGGTTGTGATGCAGAACAGCTGCTGTGCATATCACGCCCATGTGCGAACTCAGCCATATGGCCCGCCCGGGCAGCACGCTTGTCGTGCGCGTGACGCCAAAGGCCGCGAGAAACAGCCTGCAGGTCGAGGACGGGCTGATCCGCATTCATGTGACTGCAGCGCCAGAGCGGGGCAAGGCGAATGCGGCGGTTCAAAAGCAACTGGCCAAGGCCCTGGGCGTGGCCAAGTCGCGATTGGTATTGGTCCGCGGGGAAACCACGCGGACCAAGCTGTTCCGCATCGACTGATCCGCCTTACAGGTTGAGCGGCGCGAAGCCCTTGAAACCCAGACTTGGCTGAATCTGCTGCAATGTCGCGGGATCCGTAACCGAAGACGGTGCTACCTGAACGCAGGCAGCAAGAAACGCCGTTGTCAGCAGCGCAATGAAGGCGGGATGGGGGATGAAATTGTGCATTAGTGCGTCCTTATGCATGGTTTGAGGTAAAAAAACTCAGTTTGGATTATCGCTGCAATCAGAGGCCGCCATGCCGCGCATTTCGGTCACGATTGCCTCGAACTGTGCCACGGTCTTTTGCGATTCGAGCTGATAAAAGACCTGCCGCCCGTGCTGGTGGCTGCTGACGATGCCAGCGCGTTCCAGAACCTGCAGATGGCGCGAAATCACAGAACGGTCCTGCGGCATGACGTCGGCAAGGCCGGTTACGTCGGAACATCCCACCCGCACAAGCTGCACGATCAGTTGCAGGCGAACAGGCTCGCAGAGGGCGCGAAAGAAATCAGCGTCCAGAATGCCCGACAGGCGCTCCGCGACATCCAGTCGCGCCGGGCAGACATCTGCAGTGAATGGAAGGTTCTGGTTCATGGGTCTAATATGTGCACGTCGGCGCACATGTCAAGACTATCGTGACAGGCGGTAATTTCCCTCGGGCAGATCCAGCGCGACGCGCAATTCGGCCAGCTGCTCCATGGTGAAGGTGATGCGCGCGACATTGCTGCCTTCGGCGTCCATTTGCTCGACCACAATCCGATCGTCGAAGCTGAGGATGACCACATCCTCGTTCAATGGGCGGCCGCCTGCCTCTGCTTCGTCGATCAGGGTGATCACGGTGGCGTCGAAATCATGCTCGATTGTGAACATTACGGCATTCCTTGTCTGTGGCAGTGGCGGGCAGGGGGCCCGGTTCGCTGAAACCTATCAGAGCCTGTTCCCGCAACCGGCGCAACCGCACCGACAATTGCGTGAGCAAGGTTGAATCTATCCTCTCGGGGGCTTTGCGCGCGTCGCGCCACAGGTTAGGATGGGCAAAAAGTTGCCGAGCAAGGCGATATACAAAAGAACGAGGCAGTGCGATGCGGATCATGAAACTGACGGGCGCGTTATTGGGCACGGTTTGGGGCGTCACGGCTTGCGCGCCAATCCCCGAAGGCGCGGTCACAACACCAACTCAGCCGGGCAGCGGCGGTACGCCCGTGCTGGCAACCCCATCACCGGACCGCGGCGGTTCGGCGACCGAGGCCGCGCGATCCTTCGTCACGGTCATGCGCAAGATGGAACCGGCCGTCGAACGCGAATGCATGCAGCGCCGCACGCAGCCGATCAATTGCGATTTCCTGTTCGTCGTGGATGACCGCGCCGGACTGGAACCAAACGCCTTTCAGACCGTCGACTCGACGGGCCGGCCGATCATCGGCTTTACCCTTTCGCTGATCGCGGCCACCCGCAACGCCGATGAACTGGCCTTCGTCGTTGGCCACGAAGCCAGCCACCATATCCTTGGGCATCTGGGCCAGAAATCCCGCGCCGCGACGGCAGGTGCGGCACTGGGAACGATCCTGGGCGCCTATACCGGCGATGCGACAGTGGTTCGGACGGCGCAGCAGATCGGTGCCTCGATCTCGGCTCGCAGTTTCTCGAAGGAATGGGAGTTGGAGGCCGACTATCTGGGCGCGATCGTCACGCTGAATGCCGGCTATGATCCCCGCAACGGCGCACGCTTCTTTGCGCGTATCCCGGACCCGGGCGACCGTATCCTGGGCACCCACCCGTCACGTGCGTCGCGAATCGCGCAGGTGGATCGTGCGGTCGAGGATTACCGGACTGGCCGCAGCCGCTAAGGCCTGTTCGGGCGCTTCCTGAGCCGAGGACAGACTGCCCCTGCGCTTTCGGGATTCACTGCGGCGCCAATGCCGCACCCGTGAATTTGTATGAGAAAACTGTGATTCGCAGGCCAGATTCTTCTTTCATACTATCTTTTTGGTTAATAAGGTCGCCTCAGAAGCAGCGGCCCTTTTCTCTGTGCCGGGCTGCCTGTGACGAAGTGAGAGGAGTCCCGGATGATCGGCGTAGTGGTTTGGAGCAATGGTGAGCGACAAAAGGCCGTTATCTGGTGCGAAGACCAAGGTGCGCTGGCATATTTGCAGGGTTGGGAGTCGCTAACGCCGGGTACAGGCTGGCCGGCGACGGGGGATCTGCTGGAACTCGACAGCGAAATGGTTGGTGACCTGCGCTTTGCCCGATCCGTCTCGATGCTCAACCGTCACCACTATGTCGAACTGCCCGATATGCTGATGGACGCTGTCAGCGAAGAGCGCCCGATGCGGCTGGCTGCATCGGGCGGCAAGCGGATCGAGGATTCGCCCAACGACGTGGCCCGTCACGGCCGGCTGGCGCGCCATCTGGCGGTTTGCGCAAGCTGACGTGATCCGCTGAGCCTGCGAATTCCCTCAAGCTGTCACAACTGGTCAGGCGCCCCGTGACAGAGCCGCGACCCCGGTTCTGGCCAGATCGACCAGACCCAAAGGCTGCATCAATTCGGCAAATGCGTCCAGTTTGGCCGGCGTACCGGTCATTTCAAAGACGAAACTTTCCAAGGTCGAATCCACCACATTTGCCCGAAAGATCTCGGCGATGCGCAGCGCTTCGACGCGCTTGTCACCCTGGCCGGTGACCTTGAACAGACCCAACTCACGCTCGACAGCCGGCCCTTCGACCGTCAAGTCGTGCACCTCATGCACGGGCACGATGCGCCCGACCTGCGCCTTGATCTGTTCGATCACCGCAGGCGTACCCCGCGTGACAATCGTGATCCTTGACCGATGGCCGCTGTGATCAACCTCGGCCACCGTCAGACTGTCGATATTATAGCCGCGCCCCGAAAACAGACCGATCACGCGCGCCAACACGCCCGGCTCGTTCTCGACCAGCACGGCAAGGGTATGGCTCTCCTCGACCTGGGCATTCGGATCGCGCAGATCATAGGCGGAGTGGCTGCTTGCGCCCTTCTGGATGTTCAGTGCATTCATCGCGAGATCTTTCTTCTTCATCCAAATATCCTGGGGGTGCGGGGGCAAGGCCCCCGCGCTTGCTACCCTATACCAGCGCTTTGCCAGCGCCCTGGATGGCGCCGTCGGTTTCGGCCTCACCCAGCAGCATTTCATTATGTGGCCGCCCTGACGGGATCATCGGAAAGCAGTTCTCGTGCTTTTCGACCAGCACATCCAGAATGAACGGGCCGTCATAATCCAGCATCTCCTGGATCGCAGCGTCCAGATCCTTGGGATCTCGCACCTGCGCGCCCTTGCAGCCAAACGCCTCGGCCAGCTTGACGAAATCGGGCAGGCTGTCCGACCATGACTGGCTGTAACGCTCGCCATGCAGCAATTGCTGCCATTGGCGGACCATGCCAAGCCGTTCGTTGTTCAGGATGAACTGCTTGACCGGCAGGCGGAACTGCACGGCAGTGCCCATTTCCTGCATGTTCATCAGCCAGCTGGCATCGCCTGCAACATTCACCACCAGCGCGTCGGGATGTGCCATCTGCACACCAATGCTGGCCGGCAGGCCATAGCCCATCGTTCCCAGCCCGCCCGAGGTCATCCAGCGGTTTGGTTCGTCGAAATGCAGATATTGTGCGGCCCACATCTGATGCTGACCGACTTCGGTCGTGATATAGCGGTCGCGCCCCTTGGTCAGTGCCTCAAGCCGCTGCAGCGCGTGTTGGGGCTTGATGATCTTGTCGCTGTTCTTGAACGACAGGCAGTTCTTCGACTTCCAGCCTTCGATCTTTTCCCACCACTTGCCCAAGGCCGCACTGTTCACCTTGCGACCGCGCGATTTCCAGATCTTCAGCATGTCCTCCAGCACATGGCCGACATCGCCGACGATGGGCAGGTCCACATGGATGACCTTGTTGATGCTGGAAGGGTCGATATCGACATGCACCTTGATCGAACCGGGGCTGAAATCGGCCACGCGCCCGGTGATCCGGTCGTCGAAACGCGCGCCCAGATTGATCATCAGATCGCAGTCATGCATCGCGAGATTGGCCTCGTAGAGGCCATGCATCCCCAGCATGCCAATCCAGTTCTTGCCGCTGGCAGGATAGGCACCCAGACCCATCAGGGTCGAGGTGACCGGAAAGCCCGTCGCATCGGCCAGTTCGCGCAACAACTGGCTGGCGCCAGTGCCCGAGTTGATGACGCCGCCGCCGGTATACAGAATGGGCCGCTCGGCCTTTTCCATCAACTCGACAAGCTGGGTGATCGCATGGGTATCGCCCTTGCGGCTCGGCTGATAGCGCGGTGGCGCGATCTGTTTGGGGCCCAGATACTCGGCCTCGGCGAATTGAACGTCCTTTGGCACATCGATCAGAACCGGCCCCGGGCGACCCGAGGTGGCGACGTGAAATGCCTTGTGCAGCGTTTCGCTGAGATGCGCGGTGTCCTTGACCAGCCAGTTATGCTTGGTGCAGGGGCGGGTGATACCGACGGTGTCTGCCTCTTGAAAGCCATCGGTGCCGATCAGAAAGGTCGGAACCTGACCCGAAATCACCACCAGCGGGATCGAATCCAGCAGCGCATCGGTCAGCCCGGTGACCGCATTGGTCGCGCCGGGCCCCGAGGTCACCAGAACCACGCCGGGCTTGCCGGTCGAGCGGGCATAGCCTTCGGCCATATGAACGGCGCCTTGTTCATGGCGCACCAGAACATGGGTGATGTCGTTCTGCTGAAAGATCTCGTCATAGATGGGTAGCACGGCCCCACCCGGATAGCCGAATACGGTATCTACGCCCTGATCTCGCAAGGCTTCGACCACCATTTTCGCACCCGTCATGACTCGGGACATATCCGTGTCTCCCATCGCTGAAAAATAAGGCGCGGAGTTTCGCCGCGCCGCCGCAAACTATGGGCGTGCACCCGCAGCGTCAATGCCCATTCGTGGAGGAAATGACCCGTTTTGGCAATTTTTTGTAATTATGTTGCGAAAAACATGGCGTCTTGGCAACTATTACTCTGGCCGTGGCAGCGAGATTCGCGCGACCTGTTCGACAATGGGATCGACCGACAGCGGATGGGTTTCGCTGCTATGGGTCTGCGGATCGCCAATGTTCTGCCAGACGCCGCCCTTGTAGATCTCCAGCGCCGAGAACCGCGCCTTGTAGTCCATCTTGCGGCTGCCGGGCACCCAATAGCCCAGATAGACATAGGGCAGGCCGGAACTGCGCGCCAATTCGATATGGTCCAGAATGATATGCGTCCCAAGGCTGGCCTGCGCCATGGACGGATCATAAAAGCTGTAGACAAGGCTCAGCCCATCATCCAGCACGTCGGTCAGGCAGACGGCGGCAAGACGATCGACATCCGCATCATGCGCCGTGGGTCCGCGATATTCGATCACCCGGCTTTTGACCGGCGTTTCCTCGACCATCGCGGCAAATTCAAAGATATCCATATCGGCCATGCCGCCATCGGCATGACGCTGGTCCAGATACCCGCGGAACAGTTCATACTGCTCTTCGGTTGCCCAGGCGCTTGTCGACAGCCGGCGCAGCGCGGCATTACGTCGCAGCAACCGCCGTTGCGTCCGGGAGGGCTTAAAATCCGCCACCCGGATGCGCGCCGACATGCAGGCGGTGCAGCTTTCACAACTGGGCCGGTAAAGCACGTTCTGCGAACGCCGAAATCCTTGCCGGGACAGGGCATTGTTCAGCTCTGATGCATTCTCGCCATGCAGCGCGGTGAACAGTTTACGTTCAGCGCGGCCATGCAAATACGGACAGGGCTGCGGGGCTGTCACATAAAATTGCGGTGCATGTGGCAGGGTATGGCGCATCAGCAACCCGCCGCATGAAGCAAGAGAAATTCGTTCGCCATGCACCCTGCCGGACCGCTCCGGCTTCCCATCCGTTTCATGCCATGAGCGAAACCCTAGCAACCTTTCCGCCAAGCGCCAAGCGTTCTTGGGGTTAACGCGAGGCCCGTTGACGCGATTTGGCCGATGGCTAGTGTCGGACCATGGATTTTGTCTCTTCGATCAATCGCCTGCCTCTGGCCCACGATTCGGTTCGCGCCGATGATGCACGCCAGACCCTTGCCGGTCTGCCCGCCGCATTTGTCGATCTTGCGGCAGGGGCGGCGGGCTCGAGCCCCTATCTTGCCGGTCTGATCAACCGCGAAGCCGAGTGGCTGGCCGAGGGTCTGGACCGGCCGGATCTGGTGGTCGAGGAAATGGCCGGTTTCGAAGATCTGGATGCCGATGATCTGGGCGTGGCCTTGCGCCGAGCCAAACGCCGCGTCGCCCTGTATACCGCGCTGGCCGATCTGGGCGGCGTCTGGTCTTTGGAACAGGTCACCGGCGCTTTGTCCGATCTGGCCGACCGCGCCAGCGATCTGGCCCTGCGTGTGCACATCGCGGTCGAGGAAAAGCGCGGCAAGCTGCCAACCGCCCGCGAAGGCACCGACGCGGCTGGACTGTTTGCCCTGGCCATGGGCAAGGGCGGCGCGCGCGAGTTGAACTATTCCTCGGATATCGACCTGATCGTCTTTTACGATGACGAAGCCTACGCGCCCGATGATCGCCACGAGGCGCGCGCCGCCCTGATCCGCGCCACCCGCAAGGCTGCGGCCACATTGTCGGACAATACCGAGCACGGCTATGTTTTCCGCACCGATCTGCGCCTGCGCCCCGATGCGGCGGTGACCCCGGTCTGTATCTCGGCCTCAGCCGCGCTGGCCTATTACGAAGCCGAAGGCCGCACCTGGGAACGCGCCGCCTATATCAAGGCGCGGCCCTGCGCTGGCGATCTGGCTGCCGGACAGCGGTTTCTGGATGAATTGCGGCCCTTTGTCTGGCGCAAGCATCTGGATTTCGCGGCCATTCAGGACGCCCATGACATGCGGCTGCGTATTCGCGACCACAAGGGACTTGGCGGGCGGCTGGAGGTGCCCGGCCACAATATGAAACTGGGACAGGGCGGTATCCGCGAGATCGAGTTCTTTACCCAGACCCGGCAATTGATCGCCGGTGGCCGCGATCCCGATCTGCGCCTGCGTGACACGGTGGGCGGCCTGACGGCGCTGGCGGAAAAGGGCTGGGTTCCGCCCGAGGCGGCAGCCGATCTGGTGGAACATTATCGACAGCACCGCGAGGTCGAACACCGTATCCAGATGGTGAATGACGCCCAGACCCACACCCTGCCCAAGGATGACGAAGGCCTGACGGTGATCGCGCAGCTGATGGGGCAGTCGGATGTCGCGGCGTGGTCGGATAACCTGAAATCCCGTCTGGTGCGCGTGCATGAACTGACCGAAAGCTTCTTTGCGCCCGGCGATACCGGCGAGTTGCCTGACCTGTCCGAAGAAGCCGAAAAGATCATTGCGCGCTGGTCCGAATATCCGGCGCTCAGATCGGATCGGGCGCGGGCGATCTTTCGCCGCGTCCAGCCCGAGTTGTTGGCGCGGATGAAACGTGCGTCCCATCCCGACGAGGCGCTGGCCCGTTTCGACAGTTTCCTCTCTGGCTTGCCTGCCGGGGTGCAGCTGTTTTCGCTGTTCGAGGCCAATCCGCAACTGATCGAACTGATCGTCGATATCTGCGGCACCGCACCGGGGCTGGCTGGTTATCTGTCGCGTCATCCGGCGGTGCTGGACGCGGTCCTGGTCGGCTCTTTCTTTGCGCCATGGCCGCGTGCGCAAGGCTTGCAGGAAAGCCTGACCCGCGCCTTGCGTGCGGCGCTGGATGCCCCCGATGGCGGCTATGAGCGCGCCTTGGATGCCGCCCGGCGTTGGGCGCATGAATGGCATTTCCGCGTTGGCGTGCATCTGCTGCGCGGTCTGATCGATGCCGATGAGGCGGCGGTGCAATATGCCGATCTGGCCGATGCGGCGATTGCGGCGCTGTTTCCTGCAACCGCCGAGGAATTCGCCCGCCGCCATGGTCCCTTGCCCGGACGCGGGGCCGTGGTTCTGGGCATGGGGTCGCTTGGGGCAAGGCAGTTGAACACAGGCTCGGATCTGGACCTGATCGTGATCTATGACGCAGACGGCGAAGACAGTTCCGAGGGGCCGCGTCCGCTTGCCGTTCGGCCCTATTATGCGCGGCTGACGCAGGCGATGATTACCGCCGTCTCGGCGCCCACAGCCGAAGGGCGGCTTTACGAGGTCGACATGCGCCTGCGACCCTCGGGGCGTCAGGGACCTGTTGCGACCAGCATCGGCAGTTTCGAGAACTATCAGATGACCGAAGCCTGGACATGGGAGCATCTGGCCCTGACCCGCGCGCGCCCTGTCGCCTTTGCGGGTGGCGACGGCGCGGAGCTGGCCGATCGGATCGAGGCCCTGCGGCTAGAGGTTCTGCAAGAGCGCGGCACCGATCCTCGCGTCATGCCCGATCTGGCCGAGATGCGTGACCGCATCTTTCGCGCCAAGGCGCAGGACGGCGAATGGGAGGCCAAGATCGGCCCGGGTCGTCTGCAGGATATCGAGCTGCTGGCGCAGTCCTTTGCCTTGCGCGGGGCGGAACCTGCACGCGGGGCCGCAGCGCAGATCCGCGCCGGCAAGAAAGCCGGGTTGATCGAGGCCGAACAGGCCGACCGTCTGCTTTCGGCGCATCGTTTCCTGTGGCGACTGCATGCTGCGGGGCGTCTGCTGACAGACCGGCCGCTGAACATGACAGAGCTCGGCGTGGGCGGTCAGGATCTGCTGCTGCGCGAAACCGGCTGCGATACGCTGGATCAACTGGCCGCGCGGCTGTCAGAGCTGTCGGCTGAGGCTGCGCAGATCATCGCGGAACAGTTGCCCGCGTCCAGTGAGGCTGAGTGATGATCTGCCGGGTCGGTTGGCGGGTCGGATAGCCGGAAAGATCAGGGACGGCCGGTAGATTGCCGCCCGCCTAAAGCCGCCGCCTTGCCCGCAGCGCCGCGCTGATGGTCCCGTCATCCAGATAGTCCAGCTCACCGCCGATGGGAACGCCCTGGGCAAGGCCGGTCACGGTCACGCCGGTGCTGTCCAGCGCATCGGCGATGTAATGGGCGGTGGTCTGGCCGTCGACGGTCGCGTTCAGCGCCAGGATCACCTCGGTCGCCCGTTCGCGCTGGATGCGGTCGACCAGGTTGGGGATGCCCAGATCCTCGGGGCCGATTTCGTCCAGCGCCGACAGTGTGCCACCCAGCACATGATACCGGCCTTTGAAAGCATGGCCGCGTTCCAGCGCCCAAAGATCGGCGACATCCTCGACCACGCAGATCTCGCCAGTTGCGCGGTCAGGATCGGCGCAGATCGCGCAGGTGTCGCGGTCTGTGATATTGCCGCAGGTCATGCACTCGCGCGAATGCTGGGCCACGCTGTCCAGCAGTTGCGCCAGTTGCGCCATCTGGCCTGCGCGCTTGCGGATCAGATGCAGCACGACACGGCGGGCCGAACGCGGCCCAAGGCCGGGCAGGCGGCTCATCAGCGCGATCAGCGCCTGAATGTCGTCGCTGCCCTCGGCCATCCGGTCAGAACGGCAGCTTCATATCGGCAGGCAGGCCCAGTTCCTGGGTGATCCGCGACATTTCCTGCTGGCTGCGATCCTGCGCGCGACGCTGCGCATCCTTGATCGCCGCCAGGATCAGGTCCTCGACCACCTCTTTTTCCGAGGCGACAAAGATCGAGGGATCGATCTCCAGCGCCGTCAACTCGCCCTTGGCGGTTGCGGTTGCCTTGACCAGACCAGCGCCGGATTCGCCGGTGACCTTGATGGCCTCCAGATCTTCCTGCATCTTCTGCATCTTGTCCTGCATGTCCTTGGCGCTCTGCATCATCTTGGCCATGTCGCCAAAGCCGCCCAAACCTTTCAGCATCTCATACCTCGTCCTCGAAAGGGTCCCATTCTTCGACCTCGGCTACCACGCCATCGACCGTCTCATGCAGGGATGTAGCGTCTGGTTCCGGTGATTCAACCGCCTCTGGCAGGATGGTGACCTTGACCGGTCCGGCAGAGGGAAAGGCCTGATAGATGGCCTTGACCACAGGCAGATCCATCGCATCGGCTTCGTCCTGACGCTGGCGGGCGGCTGTGGTCTCGGCGATCGTGGCTGCGCCGCCGGTATTGACCACGCTGACACCCCAACGCTGGCCGCCGGTCCAACCGCGCAGCCGGTCAGCCAGTCGCTGCGCCAGATCGCGCGGCGCGTCGCCACTGGGCTGGAACTCTATCCGACCGGGGGAATAGCGGACCAGCGCGACGTGATTTTCGACCTGGGTCAGCAGGACCATGTCGCGCATGCGGCGGATCAACTCTACGACCGACTGAAAATCCGGATAGGCCTCGAACGCCTCGGGCGACAACGCCAGCGCGGTGGCCTGACCCGAAGGTTGGGCGGCGATGGCTGAAGGCCGGGCGGCAGCGGACGGCGCCTGCCCTGCAGGTGACGAGCCACCGTTCGATGCAGCCGGCGTTGCGGGCCTTGCGAATTCGCCGGCTGCCTGCGCCTGCTGGACCTTGCGGATCAACGCCTCAGGGTCGGGCAGATCGGCGACATGGGTTAACCGGATGATCGCCATCTCGGCGGACATCATGGCGTTGGGCGCGATCGAAACCTCTTCCAGTGCCTTCAGCAGCATCTGCCACAGGCGCGTCAGCGCCCGCATCGGCAGCTTGTCTGCCAGTTCCTTTCCGCGGGTCCGTTCATCGGGGGAAACGGTAGGGTCTTCCACGGCTTCGGGCGTGATCTTGACCACCGAAATCCAATGCGTGATCTCGGCCAGATCGCGCAGCACGGCAACCGGGTCGGCGCCGTCGGCATATTGCGCGCCCAGTTCGGCCAGCGCCGCTGCCGCATCGCCGCGCAGGATCATCTCGAACAGGTCAATGACGCGACCGCGGTCGGCCAGACCCAGCATGGCGCGCACCTGGTCGGCGGTTGTCTCGCCCGCACCGTGGCTGATCGCCTGATCCAGCAGCGAGGTCGCGTCGCGTGCCGAGCCCTCTGCGGCGCGTGTGATCAGGGCCAGCGCGTCCGCAGTGATCCGGGCGTTTTCCGCTCCGGCGATCTTTTCCAGCAGCGCAATCATCACCTCGGGCTCGATCCGGCGCAGGTCGAAACGCTGGCAGCGCGACAACACCGTGACCGGCACCTTGCGGATTTCGGTCGTGGCGAAGATGAATTTCACATGGGGCGGCGGTTCCTCCAGCGTCTTGAGCAGCGCGTTGAAGGCGCTGGTCGACAGCATGTGAACCTCGTCGATGATATAGATCTTGTAGCGCGCGCTGGCGGCCCGGTAATGCACGCTTTCGATGATTTCGCGGATATCGCCAACGCCGGTGCGCGACGCCGCATCCATTTCAAGAACGTCGACATGGCGGCCTTCGCTGATCGCCACGCAATGTTCGCAGGTGCCGCAAGGCTCGGTCGTGGGGCCGCCCTCGCCATCGGGGCCGATGCAGTTCATGCCCTTGGCGATGATCCGCGCGGTGGTCGTTTTCCCGGTTCCGCGAATGCCGG is drawn from Paracoccus tegillarcae and contains these coding sequences:
- a CDS encoding YbaB/EbfC family nucleoid-associated protein produces the protein MLKGLGGFGDMAKMMQSAKDMQDKMQKMQEDLEAIKVTGESGAGLVKATATAKGELTALEIDPSIFVASEKEVVEDLILAAIKDAQRRAQDRSQQEMSRITQELGLPADMKLPF
- a CDS encoding DNA polymerase III subunit gamma/tau → MTSGDSTTAPAAYQVLARKYRPETFADLVGQDAMVRTLKNAFAADRIAQAFIMTGIRGTGKTTTARIIAKGMNCIGPDGEGGPTTEPCGTCEHCVAISEGRHVDVLEMDAASRTGVGDIREIIESVHYRAASARYKIYIIDEVHMLSTSAFNALLKTLEEPPPHVKFIFATTEIRKVPVTVLSRCQRFDLRRIEPEVMIALLEKIAGAENARITADALALITRAAEGSARDATSLLDQAISHGAGETTADQVRAMLGLADRGRVIDLFEMILRGDAAAALAELGAQYADGADPVAVLRDLAEITHWISVVKITPEAVEDPTVSPDERTRGKELADKLPMRALTRLWQMLLKALEEVSIAPNAMMSAEMAIIRLTHVADLPDPEALIRKVQQAQAAGEFARPATPAASNGGSSPAGQAPSAAARPSAIAAQPSGQATALALSPEAFEAYPDFQSVVELIRRMRDMVLLTQVENHVALVRYSPGRIEFQPSGDAPRDLAQRLADRLRGWTGGQRWGVSVVNTGGAATIAETTAARQRQDEADAMDLPVVKAIYQAFPSAGPVKVTILPEAVESPEPDATSLHETVDGVVAEVEEWDPFEDEV